The following coding sequences lie in one Pseudomonas sp. B33.4 genomic window:
- the panB gene encoding 3-methyl-2-oxobutanoate hydroxymethyltransferase: MPAITLTTLQSLKQKGEKITMLTCYDATFAHACNEAGVEVLLVGDSLGMVLQGHDSTLPVTTAEMAYHTACVKRGNTDALILADLPFMANATLEQTMSNSAMLMQAGAHMIKVEGQLWLAESIRLLAERGVPVCAHMGLTPQAVNILGGYKVQGRNENQARQMRADAISLEQAGAAMLLLECVPSELAAEISQAVKIPVIGIGAGNATDGQVLVLHDMLGLSITGRVPKFVKNFMHGQDSIQSALKAYVNEVKATTFPGIEHGFSA; encoded by the coding sequence ATGCCAGCCATCACCCTGACCACGCTCCAGAGCCTCAAGCAGAAAGGTGAAAAGATCACCATGCTGACCTGCTATGACGCGACCTTCGCCCACGCCTGCAACGAGGCCGGTGTCGAAGTGCTGCTGGTGGGCGACTCCCTCGGCATGGTCCTGCAAGGTCACGACAGCACCTTGCCGGTGACCACCGCAGAAATGGCCTACCACACTGCTTGCGTCAAACGCGGCAATACGGATGCCCTGATCCTCGCCGACCTGCCATTCATGGCCAACGCCACCCTCGAACAAACCATGAGCAACAGCGCGATGCTGATGCAGGCCGGCGCGCACATGATCAAAGTCGAAGGTCAGTTGTGGCTTGCCGAGTCGATCCGTCTGCTCGCCGAGCGCGGCGTACCGGTTTGCGCGCACATGGGCCTGACCCCGCAAGCGGTGAACATTCTCGGTGGCTATAAAGTGCAGGGCCGTAACGAGAACCAGGCGCGGCAGATGCGCGCCGATGCGATCTCGCTGGAACAGGCCGGTGCGGCAATGCTGCTGCTCGAATGTGTGCCGAGCGAGCTGGCCGCCGAAATCAGTCAGGCAGTGAAGATCCCGGTCATTGGCATCGGCGCCGGTAACGCAACCGACGGCCAGGTTCTGGTACTGCACGATATGCTCGGCCTGTCGATCACTGGCCGCGTGCCGAAATTCGTCAAGAACTTCATGCACGGTCAGGACAGCATTCAGTCCGCGCTGAAGGCTTACGTCAACGAAGTCAAAGCCACCACGTTCCCTGGCATCGAACACGGATTCTCTGCATGA
- the gluQRS gene encoding tRNA glutamyl-Q(34) synthetase GluQRS, with protein MTAKTSPAYIGRFAPTPSGHLHFGSLVAALASYLDARSVGGRWLVRMEDLDPPREEPGAQTAILKALESYGFEWDGEMVRQSDRHDAYAEVLNSLFNHGLAYACTCSRKQLEPYNGIYPGLCRNAGHDQQNAAIRLRVPELEYHFIDRVQGEYRQHLGRDVGDFVIRRRDGLYAYQLAVVLDDAWQGITDIVRGADLLDSTPRQLYLQELLGMRQPRYLHLPLITQPDGNKLGKSYRSPPLEADQATPLLLRALRALGQNPGAELAYASPQEVLAWGCAHWDASKIPRTLTLPEAQLL; from the coding sequence ATGACTGCCAAGACCTCCCCCGCCTACATCGGCCGCTTCGCCCCAACCCCCAGTGGCCATTTGCACTTCGGTTCGCTGGTCGCCGCCCTCGCCTCTTACCTCGACGCGCGTTCGGTCGGCGGTCGCTGGCTGGTGCGCATGGAAGATCTCGATCCGCCCCGCGAAGAACCCGGTGCGCAGACGGCGATCCTCAAGGCGCTGGAAAGTTACGGCTTTGAATGGGACGGCGAGATGGTGCGCCAGAGCGATCGGCACGATGCCTACGCCGAAGTGCTCAATAGCCTGTTCAATCACGGTCTGGCGTACGCCTGCACCTGTTCGCGTAAACAGCTCGAACCTTACAACGGCATCTATCCGGGCCTGTGCCGCAATGCCGGCCACGACCAGCAGAATGCGGCCATCCGCCTGCGTGTGCCTGAACTGGAATATCACTTCATCGACCGCGTCCAGGGCGAGTACCGCCAGCATCTGGGGCGCGACGTCGGCGATTTCGTGATCCGTCGCCGCGACGGCCTCTACGCCTACCAATTGGCCGTGGTGCTCGACGATGCCTGGCAAGGCATCACCGACATCGTCCGCGGTGCCGACCTGCTCGACTCGACACCGCGCCAGCTCTATCTGCAGGAATTGCTGGGAATGCGCCAGCCGCGTTACTTGCACCTGCCGCTGATTACCCAACCGGACGGCAACAAGCTCGGCAAGTCCTACCGCTCGCCGCCGCTTGAAGCGGATCAAGCCACGCCATTGTTACTGCGAGCCCTGCGCGCCTTGGGGCAAAATCCCGGCGCCGAACTGGCCTATGCCTCGCCACAAGAAGTGCTGGCCTGGGGCTGCGCGCACTGGGATGCCAGCAAGATCCCGCGCACACTGACCCTGCCCGAGGCGCAACTGCTATGA
- a CDS encoding polynucleotide adenylyltransferase PcnB, which produces MLKKLFQSFRAPVRRTQHIRSTPEVLNSGQHSLQKTQFSRYAVNIVERLQGAGYQAYLVGGCVRDMLLGITPKDFDVATSATPEQVRAEFRNARIIGRRFKLVHIHFGREIIEVATFRANHPQNEDDEDSNQSSRNESGRILRDNVYGTLEEDAQRRDFTINALYYDPVSERILDYANGVHDIRNHLIRLIGDPKQRYQEDPVRMLRAVRFAAKLNFGIEKHTVQPIRELAPMLREIPSARLFEEVLKLFLSGHGAITFEMLVDLQLFAPLFPASADALEHNPEYTHTLISEALTNTDLRIKQNKPVTPAFLFAALLWPALPARVLRLQERGMPPIPAMQEGAHELIAEQCQRIAIPKRFTMPIREIWDMQERLPRRSGKRADLLLDNPRFRAGYDFLLLRESAGEETDGLGEWWTDYQDANDSERRDMIRDLSGKGDDASGAPRKRRRSSGSKRKRAGAPSASTGE; this is translated from the coding sequence ATGCTGAAGAAGTTGTTCCAGTCATTCCGAGCTCCCGTGCGTCGTACGCAACACATCCGCAGCACCCCTGAAGTGCTCAACAGCGGCCAACATTCGCTGCAGAAAACGCAATTCAGCCGCTATGCGGTGAATATCGTCGAACGCCTGCAAGGGGCCGGTTACCAGGCTTATCTGGTCGGCGGTTGCGTGCGTGACATGCTGCTGGGCATCACGCCCAAGGATTTCGACGTCGCCACCAGCGCCACCCCCGAGCAAGTCCGTGCCGAATTCCGCAATGCGCGGATCATCGGCCGTCGCTTCAAACTGGTGCACATCCATTTCGGTCGCGAAATCATTGAAGTCGCGACCTTCCGCGCCAACCACCCGCAAAACGAAGACGACGAGGACAGCAACCAGTCTTCGCGTAACGAAAGCGGGCGGATTCTGCGCGACAACGTTTACGGCACGCTGGAAGAAGACGCGCAACGCCGCGACTTCACCATCAACGCCCTGTATTACGATCCGGTCAGCGAGCGCATTCTCGATTACGCCAACGGCGTACACGACATCCGCAACCACCTGATCCGTCTGATCGGCGACCCGAAGCAGCGCTACCAGGAAGACCCTGTGCGCATGCTGCGCGCCGTGCGTTTCGCCGCCAAGCTCAACTTCGGCATCGAAAAGCACACCGTGCAACCGATCCGCGAACTGGCGCCGATGCTGCGCGAAATCCCGTCGGCACGACTGTTCGAAGAAGTGCTCAAGCTATTCCTCTCGGGCCACGGCGCGATCACTTTCGAAATGCTGGTCGACCTGCAACTGTTCGCCCCGCTGTTCCCGGCCAGTGCCGATGCGCTGGAACACAACCCGGAATACACCCACACGCTGATCAGCGAAGCGCTGACCAACACTGACCTGCGCATCAAGCAGAACAAACCGGTGACCCCGGCGTTCCTGTTTGCCGCGCTGCTGTGGCCTGCTCTGCCGGCCCGCGTATTGCGCCTGCAAGAGCGCGGCATGCCGCCGATCCCGGCGATGCAGGAAGGCGCCCACGAGCTGATCGCCGAACAGTGCCAGCGCATTGCGATTCCAAAACGTTTCACCATGCCGATCCGCGAGATCTGGGACATGCAGGAACGCCTGCCACGCCGCAGCGGCAAACGCGCCGACCTGTTGCTGGACAACCCGCGTTTCCGCGCTGGCTACGACTTCCTGTTGCTGCGTGAAAGCGCTGGCGAAGAGACCGATGGCCTCGGCGAATGGTGGACGGACTATCAGGATGCCAACGACAGCGAACGCCGCGACATGATTCGCGACCTCAGCGGTAAAGGTGATGACGCCAGCGGTGCTCCGCGCAAACGTCGCCGCAGCAGCGGTTCCAAGCGCAAACGCGCCGGCGCACCGAGCGCTTCGACAGGCGAGTAA
- a CDS encoding sensor histidine kinase produces the protein MPMSFSLTQMILVSAAYLAVLFGVAWISERGMIPRAIIRHPLTYTLSLGVYASAWAFYGTVGLAYQYGYGFLSSYLGVSGAFLLAPVLLYPILKITRTYQLSSLADLFAFRFRSTWAGALTTIFMLIGVLPLLALQIQAVADSIGILTGEPIQSRVALAFCALIILFTIFFGSRHIATREKHEGLVFAIAFESVIKLVALGGVGLYALYGVFDGPQQLELWLLQNQTALAALHTPLQEGPWRTLLLVFFASAIVMPHMYHMTFTENLNPRSLVSASWGLPLFLLLMSLAVPLILWAGLKLGATTNPEYFTLGIGIAANSKPLALLAYVGGLSAASGLIIVTTLALSGMALNHLVLPLYQPPAEGNIYRWLKWTRRALIVAIIMAGFGFYLMLGAEQDLANLGIVAFVATLQFLPGVLSVLYWPTANRRGFIAGLLAGIMVWVVTMLLPLVGNLQGFYIPLLNMIYVLDDTSWHMAAIASLAANVLMFTLISLFTNASPEEASAAEACAVDNVRRPQRRELHAASPQEFATQLAKPLGAKAAQKEVEQALRDLYLPFDERRPYALRRLRDRIEANLSGLMGPSVAQDMVETFLPYKAGGENYVTEDIHFIESRLEDYHSRLTGLAAELDALRRYHRQTLQELPMGVCSLAKDQEILMWNKAMEELTGIAAQRVVGSRLSTIGEPWKELLQGFINLPDEHLHKQHLALDGQTRWLNLHKAAIDEPLAPGNSGLVLLVEDLTETQMLEDKLVHSERLASIGRLAAGVAHEIGNPVTGIACLAQNLREEREEDDELTEISGQILEQTKRISRIVQSLMSFAHAGSHQHSDEPVCLAEVAQDAIGLLALNRRNFEVQFYNLCDPDHWVEGDPQRLAQVLINLLSNARDASPPHSAVRVKSEAGEHTVDLIVEDEGSGIPKNIMDRLFEPFFTTKDPGEGTGLGLALVYSIVEEHYGQITIDSPADVQSQRGTRIRVTLPRHVEATSAVN, from the coding sequence ATGCCGATGAGCTTTAGCCTGACCCAGATGATCCTGGTCAGCGCCGCGTACCTGGCGGTGCTGTTCGGCGTTGCCTGGATCAGCGAACGGGGCATGATCCCGCGCGCGATCATTCGCCACCCGTTGACCTACACCTTGTCGCTGGGGGTTTACGCCAGTGCGTGGGCGTTCTACGGCACGGTGGGGCTTGCCTATCAGTACGGCTACGGCTTTCTTTCCAGTTATCTCGGTGTGTCCGGCGCGTTTCTGCTGGCGCCGGTGCTGCTTTATCCGATCCTGAAAATCACCCGCACCTATCAACTGTCGTCATTGGCCGATCTGTTCGCGTTCCGCTTTCGCAGCACCTGGGCCGGCGCACTGACTACGATTTTCATGCTGATCGGCGTACTGCCGCTGTTGGCGTTGCAGATTCAGGCAGTGGCCGACTCCATCGGCATCCTCACGGGAGAACCCATCCAGAGCCGCGTGGCTTTGGCGTTCTGTGCGCTGATCATTCTGTTCACGATCTTCTTTGGCTCTCGGCATATCGCTACGCGTGAAAAACACGAAGGGCTGGTCTTCGCGATTGCCTTTGAATCGGTGATCAAACTGGTCGCCCTTGGCGGCGTCGGTCTGTACGCGTTGTACGGCGTATTCGACGGCCCGCAACAGCTTGAATTGTGGCTGCTGCAGAACCAGACCGCCCTCGCCGCTTTGCACACGCCGTTGCAGGAAGGCCCTTGGCGCACACTGCTGTTGGTGTTTTTCGCCTCGGCGATCGTGATGCCGCACATGTACCACATGACCTTTACCGAAAACCTCAACCCGCGCTCACTGGTCAGCGCCAGTTGGGGTTTGCCGCTGTTCCTGCTGCTGATGAGTCTGGCAGTACCGCTGATCTTGTGGGCTGGCCTGAAACTCGGCGCCACGACCAACCCGGAATATTTCACCCTCGGCATCGGCATCGCCGCCAACAGCAAACCGCTGGCGTTGCTGGCTTACGTCGGTGGCTTATCGGCGGCCAGCGGATTGATCATTGTGACCACGCTCGCGCTGTCGGGCATGGCGCTGAACCACTTGGTGTTACCGCTCTATCAGCCGCCGGCCGAAGGCAATATCTACCGCTGGCTGAAATGGACCCGCCGGGCGCTGATCGTCGCGATCATCATGGCCGGTTTCGGCTTCTACCTGATGCTCGGCGCCGAGCAGGATCTGGCCAACCTCGGCATCGTCGCGTTTGTCGCGACCCTGCAATTCCTGCCCGGTGTGTTGTCGGTACTGTACTGGCCGACCGCCAACCGTCGCGGCTTTATCGCCGGTCTGCTGGCGGGCATTATGGTCTGGGTAGTGACCATGCTGCTGCCGCTGGTCGGCAATCTGCAGGGTTTCTACATCCCGCTGCTGAACATGATTTACGTGCTCGACGACACCAGTTGGCACATGGCTGCAATCGCCTCGCTGGCTGCAAACGTCTTGATGTTCACTCTGATCTCGCTGTTCACCAACGCCAGCCCCGAAGAAGCCAGCGCCGCCGAAGCCTGCGCTGTGGATAACGTTCGTCGCCCGCAGCGGCGTGAGCTGCACGCGGCCTCGCCACAGGAGTTCGCCACACAACTGGCGAAACCGTTGGGCGCCAAGGCTGCGCAGAAAGAAGTCGAACAAGCGTTGCGTGATCTCTATCTGCCATTCGACGAGCGCCGCCCTTATGCTCTGCGCCGTTTGCGTGACCGAATCGAAGCCAACCTCTCTGGCCTGATGGGCCCGAGCGTGGCCCAGGACATGGTCGAAACCTTCCTGCCTTATAAGGCGGGCGGCGAAAACTATGTTACCGAAGACATCCATTTCATCGAAAGCCGCCTCGAGGATTACCACTCGCGCCTTACAGGTTTAGCCGCCGAACTCGATGCCTTGCGCCGTTACCACCGCCAGACCCTGCAGGAACTGCCGATGGGCGTTTGCTCGCTGGCCAAGGATCAAGAGATCCTGATGTGGAACAAGGCCATGGAAGAACTCACCGGGATCGCCGCGCAGCGTGTGGTCGGTTCGCGCCTGAGCACCATCGGCGAGCCGTGGAAAGAATTGTTGCAAGGTTTCATCAATCTGCCCGACGAGCATTTGCACAAACAGCATCTGGCCCTCGACGGCCAGACCCGCTGGCTGAACCTGCACAAAGCGGCGATTGATGAACCGCTCGCTCCGGGTAACAGCGGTCTGGTGTTACTGGTAGAGGATTTGACCGAAACGCAGATGCTCGAAGACAAACTGGTGCACTCCGAACGGCTGGCGAGCATTGGTCGTCTCGCGGCGGGAGTTGCCCACGAAATCGGCAACCCGGTCACCGGCATCGCCTGTCTGGCGCAAAACCTGCGCGAGGAGCGCGAAGAAGACGACGAACTGACGGAAATCAGCGGGCAGATTCTCGAACAGACCAAACGCATATCGCGCATCGTCCAGTCGCTGATGAGTTTCGCCCACGCCGGCAGCCATCAGCACAGTGACGAGCCCGTTTGCCTGGCGGAAGTGGCGCAGGATGCGATTGGCCTGCTGGCGCTGAACCGGCGCAATTTCGAAGTGCAGTTCTACAACCTGTGCGATCCGGATCACTGGGTCGAAGGCGACCCGCAGCGGCTCGCTCAGGTCTTGATCAATCTGCTCTCCAACGCCCGCGACGCCTCGCCGCCGCACAGTGCGGTACGGGTCAAGAGCGAAGCCGGCGAACACACGGTCGATCTGATCGTCGAGGACGAAGGCAGCGGTATTCCGAAGAACATCATGGACCGATTGTTCGAACCCTTCTTCACCACCAAGGATCCTGGCGAAGGCACCGGTCTGGGCCTTGCACTGGTCTATTCCATCGTTGAAGAGCATTATGGACAAATCACCATCGACAGCCCGGCTGATGTACAAAGCCAACGCGGCACCCGTATCCGGGTGACCTTACCGCGTCATGTCGAAGCGACGTCCGCTGTGAACTGA
- the panC gene encoding pantoate--beta-alanine ligase — protein sequence MNTVKTVRELRAAIARARSEGKRIGFVPTMGNLHSGHVALITKATQRVDFVVASIFVNPLQFGAGEDLDKYPRTLAADQEKLLEAGCSLLFAPTVEEMYPDGMAGQTRVSVPQLSEGLCGASRPGHFEGVATVVSKLFNMVQPDLAIFGQKDYQQLAVIRALVHDLNMPIQIIGEPTVRAADGLALSSRNGFLSEEQRAVAPVVYRSLSNIAESIKQGERDFPALISAQVQQLEAAGLRPDYLEIRHALTLRPATAEDRDLVILVAAFLGTTRLIDNLHLNLDTPV from the coding sequence ATGAACACCGTTAAAACCGTACGCGAACTGCGCGCCGCTATCGCCCGCGCCCGCAGTGAAGGCAAGCGCATCGGCTTTGTGCCGACCATGGGCAACCTGCACAGCGGTCACGTTGCACTGATCACCAAAGCCACCCAACGCGTGGATTTCGTGGTCGCGAGTATTTTCGTCAATCCGCTGCAGTTCGGCGCCGGCGAAGACCTCGACAAGTACCCGCGCACCTTGGCGGCGGATCAGGAGAAACTCCTTGAAGCCGGCTGCTCCCTGCTCTTCGCGCCGACTGTCGAGGAAATGTACCCCGATGGCATGGCCGGGCAGACCCGGGTCAGCGTGCCGCAACTGTCTGAAGGCCTGTGTGGCGCCAGCCGTCCGGGGCACTTCGAAGGTGTCGCCACCGTGGTCAGCAAGCTGTTCAACATGGTCCAGCCGGACCTGGCGATTTTCGGCCAGAAGGATTACCAGCAACTGGCGGTGATCCGCGCGCTGGTGCACGACCTGAACATGCCGATCCAGATCATCGGCGAGCCGACTGTTCGCGCCGCCGACGGCCTGGCGCTGTCATCGCGCAATGGTTTCCTCAGCGAAGAACAACGTGCGGTGGCACCGGTGGTTTATCGCAGCCTCAGCAATATTGCCGAGTCGATCAAGCAAGGCGAACGGGATTTCCCGGCGCTGATCAGTGCCCAGGTGCAGCAACTGGAAGCGGCAGGCCTGCGCCCGGACTACCTGGAAATCCGCCACGCCTTGACCTTGCGTCCGGCAACGGCTGAAGACCGTGATCTGGTGATTCTGGTGGCCGCGTTCCTCGGCACCACGCGGTTGATCGATAACCTGCACCTGAATCTCGATACCCCGGTTTAA
- the panD gene encoding aspartate 1-decarboxylase: protein MHAIMLKAKMHRAEVTHAVLDYEGSCAIDGEWLDLSGIREYEQIQIYNVDNGERFTTYAIRGEEGSRMISVNGAAAHKAKVGDRVIICAYAHYSEAELVNFKPRMLYMAPGNELSHTSNAIPVQLA from the coding sequence ATGCACGCGATCATGCTCAAGGCCAAAATGCACCGCGCCGAAGTCACCCATGCGGTGCTCGATTACGAAGGTTCGTGCGCCATCGATGGCGAGTGGCTGGACTTGTCCGGTATTCGTGAATACGAGCAGATCCAGATTTATAACGTCGACAACGGCGAGCGTTTCACCACCTACGCGATCCGTGGCGAAGAAGGCTCGCGGATGATCTCGGTCAATGGCGCCGCTGCGCACAAGGCCAAGGTCGGCGACCGCGTAATCATTTGTGCCTACGCCCATTACAGCGAAGCGGAGCTGGTCAATTTCAAGCCGCGCATGCTCTACATGGCGCCGGGCAATGAACTGAGCCACACCAGCAACGCCATCCCGGTTCAGCTCGCCTGA
- the folK gene encoding 2-amino-4-hydroxy-6-hydroxymethyldihydropteridine diphosphokinase produces the protein MERIYIGMGSNLADPAEQLRSAVEALGQLPQTTLVGVSAFYQSDSLLPGQPRYTNAVAALDSSLAPLELLDALQAIENDQGRERLERWGPRTLDLDILLVGDRLIDEPRLKVPHYQIQERAFVLYPLAELAPQDLCLADGRNLSDLLAACPFVGLERLPHA, from the coding sequence ATGGAACGCATCTACATCGGCATGGGCAGCAACCTCGCAGACCCCGCCGAACAATTGCGCAGCGCCGTCGAGGCGCTGGGGCAATTGCCGCAGACCACGCTGGTTGGCGTTTCGGCCTTCTACCAGAGCGATTCTCTGTTGCCTGGCCAGCCGCGCTACACCAATGCGGTGGCTGCGCTCGACAGCTCGCTCGCACCGCTTGAATTGCTTGATGCGTTGCAGGCGATCGAGAATGATCAGGGCCGCGAGCGCCTTGAGCGTTGGGGGCCTCGTACGCTGGATCTGGATATTCTGCTGGTCGGCGATCGACTGATCGACGAGCCACGCCTGAAAGTCCCGCATTACCAGATTCAGGAACGTGCGTTCGTGCTCTATCCCCTTGCCGAACTGGCCCCGCAAGACCTGTGTCTGGCCGATGGCCGCAACCTCTCCGATCTGCTGGCAGCCTGCCCGTTCGTCGGCCTGGAACGCCTCCCCCACGCCTGA
- a CDS encoding sigma-54 dependent transcriptional regulator, giving the protein MPHILIVEDETIIRSALRRLLERNQYQVSEAGSVQEAQERFTIPTFDLIVSDLRLPGAPGTELIKLGQGTPVLIMTSYASLRSAVDSMKMGAVDYIAKPFDHDEMLQAVARILRDRQSAPTAGEAVASKPANGSGKSAVDNSNGEIGIIGSCPPMQDLYSKIRKVAPTDSNVLIQGESGTGKELVARALHNLSKRAKAPMISVNCAAIPESLIESELFGHEKGAFTGASAGRAGLVEAADGGTLFLDEIGELPLEAQARLLRVLQEGEIRRVGSVQSQKVDVRLIAATHRDLKSLAKIGQFREDLYYRLHVIALKLPALRERGADVNEIANAFLARQSARINRTDLKFAADAEQAIRHYSWPGNVRELENAVERAVILSESPEISADLLGIDIELSDLEDDEFIGLPPQTAGNASNSSHEPTEDLSLEDYFQHFVLEHQDHMTETELARKLGVSRKCLWERRQRLGIPRRKTGVASES; this is encoded by the coding sequence ATGCCGCACATTTTGATCGTCGAAGACGAAACAATTATCCGCTCCGCCTTGCGCCGCCTGCTGGAACGCAATCAGTACCAGGTCAGCGAAGCCGGTTCAGTGCAGGAAGCACAAGAACGCTTCACCATTCCTACGTTCGATCTGATCGTCAGCGATCTGCGTTTGCCGGGCGCTCCGGGCACCGAGCTGATCAAGCTCGGCCAGGGCACACCGGTGCTGATCATGACCAGTTACGCCAGCCTGCGTTCGGCGGTCGACTCGATGAAGATGGGCGCGGTGGACTACATCGCCAAGCCTTTCGACCACGATGAAATGCTTCAGGCTGTCGCGCGGATCCTGCGTGATCGCCAATCGGCCCCGACTGCCGGCGAAGCGGTTGCCAGCAAACCGGCCAATGGCAGCGGCAAATCCGCCGTCGACAACAGTAATGGCGAGATCGGCATCATCGGCTCCTGCCCGCCGATGCAGGATCTGTACAGCAAGATCCGCAAGGTCGCGCCGACCGATTCCAATGTGTTGATCCAGGGCGAATCCGGCACCGGTAAAGAACTGGTGGCCCGCGCCCTGCACAACCTGTCGAAACGTGCCAAGGCACCGATGATTTCGGTGAACTGCGCGGCCATTCCGGAAAGCCTGATCGAGTCCGAGCTGTTCGGCCACGAGAAAGGTGCATTCACCGGCGCCAGCGCCGGGCGTGCCGGTCTGGTCGAAGCGGCGGACGGCGGCACGTTGTTCCTCGACGAAATCGGCGAACTGCCGCTGGAAGCTCAGGCTCGCCTGCTGCGTGTGTTGCAGGAAGGTGAAATTCGCCGTGTTGGCTCGGTGCAGTCGCAGAAGGTCGATGTACGCCTGATCGCGGCCACTCACCGGGATCTCAAGAGTCTGGCGAAAATCGGCCAGTTCCGCGAAGACCTTTATTACCGTCTGCACGTGATCGCGCTGAAATTGCCGGCCCTGCGTGAGCGCGGCGCCGACGTCAACGAAATCGCCAACGCCTTCCTTGCTCGCCAGAGTGCGCGCATCAACCGTACCGACCTGAAGTTTGCCGCGGATGCCGAACAGGCGATCCGGCATTATTCCTGGCCGGGTAACGTGCGTGAACTGGAGAACGCAGTCGAGCGCGCGGTGATTCTAAGCGAAAGCCCGGAAATCTCGGCCGACCTGCTGGGCATCGACATTGAGCTGAGCGATCTGGAAGACGACGAGTTCATCGGCCTGCCGCCACAAACGGCGGGTAACGCCAGCAACAGCAGCCATGAGCCGACCGAAGACCTGTCGCTGGAAGACTACTTCCAGCACTTCGTCCTCGAGCATCAGGACCACATGACCGAGACCGAACTGGCGCGCAAACTGGGCGTCAGCCGTAAATGCCTGTGGGAGCGCCGTCAGCGTCTGGGCATCCCGCGACGCAAGACCGGGGTCGCCAGCGAGAGCTGA